A single window of Candidatus Acetothermia bacterium DNA harbors:
- the era gene encoding GTPase Era has product MGYKVGTVAVVGKANVGKSTFINAVMGRKVVIVSDCPQTTRNRIRCIYTTPEAQVVFVDTPGLHQPVNKLSAHLLREAFRALAGVDEVAYMVEPTGEVDAYDETVLPRIKALPCAKVLLVNKMDLARGNALPETLLAYEKLGIFDDLVPISSTRGKGLDRALAVIVHHLPEGEPLFPEGTATDRPLEFTVAELIREKIFQLTYQEIPYSTAVVVERIEEREDPPLVSIYATIYVTRDSQKAIVIGSGGAKLKEIGRLSRLELEALLGRKVFLSLHVTVRPKWTENEAEIARLTGE; this is encoded by the coding sequence ATGGGCTATAAGGTGGGCACGGTGGCGGTGGTGGGCAAGGCCAACGTGGGCAAGTCCACGTTCATCAACGCCGTCATGGGACGTAAGGTGGTCATCGTGTCCGATTGCCCCCAGACCACCCGCAACCGGATCCGCTGCATCTACACCACCCCCGAGGCCCAGGTGGTGTTCGTGGATACCCCGGGCCTCCACCAGCCGGTGAACAAGCTCTCCGCCCACCTCCTGCGCGAGGCGTTCCGGGCCCTGGCCGGGGTGGACGAGGTGGCGTACATGGTGGAGCCCACCGGCGAGGTGGACGCCTACGACGAGACCGTCCTCCCTCGGATCAAGGCCCTCCCCTGTGCCAAGGTTTTGCTCGTGAACAAGATGGACCTCGCCCGGGGCAACGCCCTTCCCGAGACCCTCCTCGCCTACGAGAAGCTGGGCATCTTCGATGACCTGGTGCCCATCTCCTCTACCCGGGGCAAGGGCCTTGATCGGGCCCTGGCCGTGATCGTCCATCACCTCCCGGAGGGGGAGCCGTTGTTCCCCGAGGGCACGGCCACCGACCGACCCCTGGAGTTTACCGTGGCGGAGCTTATTCGGGAGAAGATCTTCCAGTTGACCTATCAGGAGATCCCGTACTCCACGGCGGTGGTGGTGGAGCGGATCGAGGAGCGGGAGGACCCTCCCCTGGTGTCCATCTACGCCACCATCTACGTGACCCGGGATTCCCAGAAGGCGATCGTCATCGGGAGCGGGGGAGCGAAGCTCAAGGAGATCGGAAGGTTGAGCCGCCTGGAACTCGAGGCCCTCCTCGGCCGCAAGGTGTTCCTATCCCTTCACGTCACGGTGCGACCAAAGTGGACCGAGAACGAGGCGGAGATCGCCCGCCTGACCGGGGAGTGA
- the menC gene encoding o-succinylbenzoate synthase, with protein MRPERISLHLVELPLVQPFVTSFGEERVRRVLLVSMTADGLIGWGECVAGAGPWYSAETVDTARHVIGEFALPLMRGRAFDHPRELAAVLAPIRGHPMAKAALEAALWDLHAQAAGKPLAQVLGAVRTEVPAGVSVGIHPNIPALVERVTAFVEQGYQRVKLKVKPGWDVEPVAAVRERFPDLPLSVDANAAYTLDDANHLRKLDRFDLLMVEQPLPYDDLVGHARLARTLSTPICLDESLSSPHRAWEALEMGACRIINVKQGRLGGLSAALAVHDLAQGRGVPLWCGGMLETGVGRALNVALAALPGFTLPHDISATDRYYHQDLAAPPFHLERGFIRVPQGTGLGVEVDLARLHRFTVASWAWQL; from the coding sequence ATCCGACCGGAGCGCATCTCCCTGCATCTCGTGGAGCTCCCCCTGGTGCAGCCCTTTGTGACGAGCTTTGGGGAGGAACGGGTGCGGCGGGTCCTTCTTGTGTCCATGACCGCGGACGGGCTCATCGGGTGGGGGGAGTGCGTGGCCGGGGCCGGCCCATGGTACTCCGCGGAGACAGTGGACACGGCCCGGCACGTGATCGGGGAGTTCGCCCTGCCCCTCATGCGGGGCCGGGCGTTTGATCACCCCCGGGAGCTTGCCGCCGTCCTCGCCCCGATCCGTGGGCACCCCATGGCCAAGGCCGCCCTGGAGGCGGCGCTGTGGGATCTCCACGCCCAGGCCGCCGGAAAGCCCTTGGCCCAGGTCCTCGGGGCCGTGCGAACCGAAGTCCCGGCCGGGGTGAGCGTGGGCATCCACCCGAACATCCCGGCCCTGGTGGAGCGGGTCACGGCGTTCGTCGAGCAAGGCTACCAGCGGGTGAAGCTCAAGGTGAAGCCGGGGTGGGACGTGGAGCCGGTGGCCGCGGTGCGGGAGCGGTTTCCCGATCTGCCCCTGTCCGTGGACGCCAACGCCGCCTACACCTTGGATGACGCGAACCACCTGCGGAAACTGGATCGTTTCGACCTGTTGATGGTGGAGCAGCCGCTCCCTTACGACGACCTGGTGGGGCACGCGCGGCTTGCCCGGACCCTGTCCACCCCGATCTGCCTCGACGAGTCCCTGAGCTCACCCCATCGAGCATGGGAGGCGCTCGAGATGGGAGCGTGCCGGATCATCAACGTCAAACAGGGCCGCCTGGGAGGGCTTTCCGCGGCCCTGGCGGTCCATGACCTCGCCCAGGGGCGGGGCGTGCCCTTATGGTGCGGCGGGATGCTGGAGACCGGGGTCGGCCGGGCCTTAAACGTGGCCCTGGCTGCGCTCCCGGGGTTCACCCTCCCCCACGACATCTCCGCCACCGACCGCTACTACCATCAGGACCTCGCCGCCCCCCCGTTCCACTTGGAGCGGGGGTTCATCCGTGTGCCCCAGGGGACGGGGTTGGGAGTGGAGGTGGACCTGGCCCGGCTTCATCGGTTCACCGTGGCCAGCTGGGCCTGGCAACTCTAG
- the deoC gene encoding deoxyribose-phosphate aldolase: MRKAELARLIDHTVLGPETNRAAVERACEEAIRHRFYAVCVTPGHVALAKSLVRDKGIYVCTTIGFPHGQHKPEVKALEAKAAVDDGADEVDMVIDVAALKDGDYQRVIADIRAVREAIAKAPRPVVLKVILECCFLSNDQKVAGAILAKAAGADFVKTSTGFGPGGATVEDVALLRRTVGEKMGVKAAGGIRDYETAVRMVEAGANRIGASKSVQILAGAPD; this comes from the coding sequence GTGAGGAAAGCGGAGCTGGCGAGGCTGATCGATCACACCGTGCTTGGGCCGGAGACGAACCGGGCGGCGGTAGAGCGGGCGTGCGAGGAGGCCATCCGCCACCGGTTCTATGCGGTGTGCGTCACGCCCGGCCATGTGGCCCTGGCCAAGAGCCTCGTGCGGGACAAGGGGATCTACGTGTGCACCACGATCGGGTTCCCCCACGGCCAGCACAAGCCCGAGGTCAAGGCGCTCGAGGCCAAGGCGGCGGTGGACGACGGCGCCGACGAGGTGGACATGGTGATCGATGTGGCCGCGCTCAAGGACGGCGACTACCAGCGGGTGATCGCCGACATCCGCGCGGTGCGGGAGGCGATCGCCAAGGCCCCGCGGCCGGTGGTGCTCAAGGTCATTTTGGAGTGCTGCTTCCTCTCGAACGACCAGAAGGTGGCCGGGGCCATCCTGGCCAAAGCAGCGGGGGCGGACTTCGTGAAGACGTCCACCGGGTTCGGCCCTGGTGGGGCCACCGTCGAGGACGTGGCCCTGCTGCGGCGGACGGTGGGGGAGAAGATGGGGGTCAAAGCTGCCGGCGGGATCCGCGATTACGAAACGGCGGTGCGCATGGTCGAGGCCGGGGCAAACCGGATCGGGGCCTCAAAAAGCGTCCAGATCCTCGCTGGAGCACCGGATTGA
- the recO gene encoding DNA repair protein RecO, producing MIEVAQLARADGIVLRTQDHAETDRIAVVLTPNHGRLDLLAKGARRMEQAAGAALDVLNVVKIIYYRRRSGLHLLKEVELVRTFPGIRSDLDRATTALWGIEWALALIPTEAPDERVHRLTVEFLAALDAGHPPRVLALGYVLRLLAVAGHRPHLDGCLSCGAQDGLTWSPERGGLLCRPCGGSGEAVSPRVWRTLGAIARLPLPALARLRVEETDLERGEALVRGFREAQLRR from the coding sequence GTGATCGAGGTGGCCCAGCTTGCTCGGGCTGACGGGATCGTCCTTCGCACCCAGGACCACGCGGAGACCGACCGCATCGCGGTCGTCCTCACCCCAAACCATGGCCGCCTCGACCTCCTCGCCAAGGGGGCGCGGCGCATGGAGCAAGCGGCGGGGGCGGCCCTAGACGTGCTCAACGTGGTGAAGATCATTTACTACCGGCGCCGATCCGGGCTCCATCTCCTGAAGGAAGTGGAGCTGGTGCGCACCTTCCCCGGCATCCGCTCCGACCTTGACCGGGCCACCACCGCCTTGTGGGGGATCGAATGGGCGCTCGCGCTCATCCCCACGGAGGCCCCGGACGAACGGGTGCACCGCCTGACCGTGGAGTTTCTTGCCGCCCTGGACGCAGGGCACCCGCCGCGGGTGCTGGCCCTGGGCTACGTGCTGCGGCTCCTGGCCGTGGCCGGCCATCGTCCCCACCTCGATGGGTGCCTGTCCTGCGGGGCCCAAGATGGCCTGACCTGGTCCCCGGAGCGGGGTGGGCTCCTATGCCGCCCGTGCGGGGGCAGCGGCGAGGCCGTCTCACCCCGCGTGTGGCGCACCCTGGGGGCGATCGCCCGCCTTCCCCTGCCCGCCCTGGCCCGGCTGCGCGTGGAGGAAACGGATTTGGAGAGGGGAGAGGCGCTGGTAAGGGGATTCCGCGAGGCGCAACTGCGCCGCTAG
- the atpC gene encoding F0F1 ATP synthase subunit epsilon (produces ATP from ADP in the presence of a proton gradient across the membrane; the epsilon subunit is part of the catalytic core of the ATP synthase complex), which produces MECRIIACERVAFSGKAEGVYARSPEGWFGVLPGHAPAAFTLSDSPVRVITTEGTRTFHVKAGTLYVSREGVTVLADRAETRG; this is translated from the coding sequence ATGGAGTGCCGGATCATTGCCTGTGAGCGCGTGGCCTTCTCTGGGAAGGCCGAGGGTGTGTATGCCCGCAGCCCGGAAGGGTGGTTTGGGGTGCTCCCCGGGCATGCCCCGGCCGCGTTTACGCTCTCGGACTCCCCGGTGCGGGTGATCACCACCGAAGGAACACGCACGTTTCACGTCAAGGCCGGGACGCTGTACGTCAGCCGGGAGGGCGTGACCGTGCTCGCCGACCGAGCGGAGACCCGTGGCTAA
- the fabF gene encoding beta-ketoacyl-ACP synthase II — MAKVVVTGLGLVTPFGVGRDAFFQGLTEGRVAIRRIDQDLDLSGIGAQVAAPVDGFDPLAFMSPRRARRMGRVSQMAVAAARLALEDGRFVPPHTGRGAVVIGTAIGALEALVDNHRTMLERGAERVSPFLVPVMMPNAPAAEVSIEVGIRGPSLGVVTACASGAHALGIAWRWIREGALDWALAGGAEAVILPLVLAAFDRMGALTRSPDPAVASRPFDARRDGFVLGEGAAVLLLESEAHARKRGAEPLAEMAGFGQSSDAYHITAPPEDGEGARQAMAEAVASAGLSPDEVDYVNAHGTSTPLNDRAETVAIKALLGERAYQVPVSSTKSQIGHLLGAAGAVEAAAAIFPFLTGLLPATVTWRARDPECDLDYVPGAPRPANAKVVLSNSFGFGGQNACLAFRAPS; from the coding sequence GTGGCTAAGGTGGTGGTGACCGGGCTCGGGCTCGTCACCCCATTCGGGGTGGGGCGGGACGCGTTCTTCCAAGGCCTCACCGAGGGCCGGGTTGCCATTCGCCGGATCGATCAAGACCTGGACCTCTCCGGGATCGGGGCCCAGGTGGCCGCCCCGGTGGACGGGTTCGACCCGCTGGCGTTCATGTCCCCCCGGCGTGCCCGGCGGATGGGCCGGGTATCGCAGATGGCGGTAGCCGCGGCCCGGCTGGCCCTGGAGGACGGCCGGTTCGTGCCCCCACACACCGGGCGCGGGGCGGTGGTCATCGGCACCGCCATTGGGGCGTTGGAGGCGCTGGTGGACAACCACCGCACGATGCTGGAGCGGGGGGCGGAGCGGGTGTCGCCGTTCCTGGTGCCGGTGATGATGCCCAACGCCCCGGCAGCGGAGGTGTCCATCGAGGTCGGGATCCGCGGCCCGAGCTTAGGGGTGGTCACGGCGTGCGCGTCTGGGGCCCACGCCCTGGGGATCGCGTGGAGATGGATCCGCGAGGGGGCCTTGGACTGGGCCCTGGCCGGGGGGGCAGAGGCGGTGATCCTACCCCTGGTGTTGGCGGCGTTCGACCGGATGGGAGCCCTTACCCGCTCGCCCGATCCCGCGGTGGCGTCGCGGCCGTTCGACGCCCGGCGGGATGGGTTCGTGCTCGGGGAGGGGGCGGCGGTCCTGCTCCTCGAGTCGGAGGCCCATGCCCGGAAGCGGGGGGCGGAGCCCCTGGCGGAGATGGCCGGGTTCGGCCAGAGTTCAGACGCGTACCACATCACCGCCCCTCCGGAGGACGGGGAGGGGGCGCGGCAGGCGATGGCCGAAGCCGTGGCCTCGGCCGGGCTCTCCCCGGACGAGGTGGACTACGTCAACGCCCACGGGACTTCGACGCCGCTCAACGACCGGGCGGAGACGGTGGCGATCAAGGCCCTCCTCGGGGAGCGGGCGTACCAGGTGCCGGTGAGCTCCACCAAATCCCAGATCGGGCACCTCCTCGGGGCGGCGGGGGCGGTGGAGGCGGCGGCGGCGATCTTCCCGTTCCTCACTGGACTACTTCCGGCCACCGTGACCTGGCGGGCCCGCGACCCCGAATGTGATCTCGATTACGTTCCTGGGGCGCCGCGGCCGGCCAACGCAAAGGTGGTCCTGTCCAACTCGTTCGGGTTCGGCGGCCAGAACGCGTGCCTCGCCTTCCGCGCCCCGAGCTAG
- the pheS gene encoding phenylalanine--tRNA ligase subunit alpha has product MTLGEVRRRVEAARAEWARASVEVRDLAALEALRVRFLGRKGVLTQLFDGLRGLPPAERAEAGKLLNALKAEITAALEARKGELAARALAERAAAERYDFTLPGRWRPLGHLHPLTQVRREIEEVFLRLGFDVATGPEVETDYYNFEALAIPADHPARDDWDSFYIDDARLLRTHTSPVQIRVMKSRKPPVRIICPGRCYRRDNPDATHFPVFHQVELLWVEQGLTMAHLKWVIGEFVRAFFGPGYEMRISADFFPFTEPSAQVHIRKPPGKWLEIMGAGMVDPAVLVEVGYDPEEVTGFAFGLGVERMAMLRYGVDDIRLFYQNDLRFLSQF; this is encoded by the coding sequence ATGACCTTGGGCGAGGTGCGGCGGCGGGTGGAGGCGGCGCGGGCGGAGTGGGCGCGGGCGAGCGTCGAGGTGCGGGACCTCGCGGCGCTGGAGGCGCTGCGGGTGCGGTTCCTCGGGCGGAAAGGCGTGCTCACCCAGCTGTTCGACGGCCTGCGCGGCCTTCCCCCGGCGGAGCGGGCCGAGGCCGGCAAGCTCCTCAACGCGCTCAAGGCCGAGATCACCGCCGCTCTCGAGGCGCGCAAGGGGGAGCTTGCGGCCCGGGCGCTTGCCGAGCGAGCGGCTGCGGAACGGTACGACTTTACCCTGCCTGGGCGGTGGCGTCCCCTTGGCCATCTCCATCCCCTGACCCAGGTGCGGCGGGAGATCGAGGAGGTCTTCCTGCGCCTGGGGTTCGATGTGGCCACCGGGCCCGAGGTGGAGACGGACTACTACAACTTCGAGGCCCTGGCCATACCGGCAGACCATCCGGCCCGAGATGACTGGGATTCTTTCTACATCGACGATGCCCGTCTCCTCCGGACCCACACCTCGCCGGTGCAGATCCGGGTCATGAAGTCGAGGAAACCACCGGTGCGCATCATCTGTCCCGGCCGCTGCTACCGCCGGGACAACCCCGACGCCACCCACTTTCCGGTGTTCCACCAGGTGGAGCTCCTGTGGGTGGAGCAGGGCCTGACGATGGCCCACCTGAAGTGGGTGATCGGGGAGTTCGTGCGGGCGTTCTTCGGCCCCGGCTATGAGATGCGCATCTCCGCCGATTTCTTCCCGTTCACCGAGCCCTCGGCCCAGGTCCACATCCGCAAGCCTCCGGGGAAGTGGCTGGAGATCATGGGGGCGGGGATGGTGGACCCGGCGGTGCTCGTCGAGGTTGGGTACGACCCGGAGGAGGTCACTGGTTTCGCGTTCGGCCTGGGGGTGGAACGGATGGCGATGCTCCGCTACGGGGTGGACGACATCCGCCTCTTCTACCAGAACGACCTCCGGTTCTTATCGCAATTCTAG